DNA from Armatimonadota bacterium:
TGGCCCCCCGAGGACGCGCCGGAGGCCGCGCGCCCCACAGACGTCGTGATTGAACTCGATCCCGGCATGGCTTTCGGGACGGGAACGCACGAGACCACCCAGCTGGCCTTGTGCGCGCTGGAGGACCTCGTGCAGCCGGGGGACCGCGTCCTCGACGTGGGATGCGGCTGCGGGATACTCGCCTTCGCAGCAGTCAGACTCGGGGCCGGCAACGCCGTGGCGGTGGACACGGACATCGTTGCGGTGGACGTGACCCGCGACAATGCGCGCCTGATGGGACTGGATGATCAGGTCACTATCCTCCACGGCGGCATCGACGTCGCTCCCCCGGGACCGTATGACCTGGTGCTCGCCAACATCACCGCACCTGCCGTGCGGGACATCGCCGGACAGGCCTTCGCCGCGCTTCGTCCCGGCGGGTACTACATCACCACCGGTTTCACGGAGCAGTTCGCGGAGAGCGTGCGGGAGGGCATGCAAGAGGCAGGTTTCCACGTCGTGGATACCCGGACCCAGAGCGATTGGTACAGTGTCCTTGGCAGGCGTCCGGGCGAAGAGTGATGCCGCCGGGTGCCACGCCGTGACCGGCATGCCGCGCTTCCAGCGGAAGCACTAGTCTCGCCAGGCAGTGGCACCCGTTCCCCACGGTGACTGTTGCGCGCGCGTCAGACAGCCGCGCCTTTACACCTCGACTTCCCTCCCCTTCTCGCCGCTCTTGTAGATAGCGTCCAGAATCCGTTGGGTAATCAGAGCCTGCTCGCCCGGAACCGGCGACGGCTTTTTCCGCAGAATGGCATCCACGAACTGCCGAATTTCCTCAACGTGTCCCGCGCGATCCGGGTACTGGAAGATATCATTGGTCACATGCTCCAGCACGCCGTCGCGCTCGCGGACCATCGCGGTCGGCTCAAGTTGGCACCCGCCTTTGTCGCCGCAGAGCACTACGTTGTGGGCACCCGCCACAAGATTCAACGCCCAGCTGCATTCCAGGATCACGGTGGCCCCAGTCTCGAAGCGAATCAACGCGAAGGCGGCGTCTTCTGGCACCGTGTACTGCTCCGGCGCGAAAGGCATGAGCTTCGACTTCTTGCTGGCGAGCTTGTTGTACACGCCCGCAGAGACCGAGACGGGTTCCGGGAAGCCCATGAGCCAGAGGGTCAGGTCGAGGACGTGCACACCGATGTCATAGATCGGCCCACCCTCGGAGAGCTCGCGGCTGACGAAGCCAAGGCGTCCGGGAACGCCGCGCACCCGCAGATACTGGGCCCGGCCGAAGTAGATGTCGCCCAGCTCCTTCTTGTCCACCCATTGCTTCATTTGCGCCGCGCCCCTGGTGAAGCGCAGCGTCTGGCCCACCATGAACAGTTTGCCCGCCTTCTTCCCTGCCTCGATCATCCCCCGGCATTGGTCGGCGCTGATGCCCACAGGCTTTTCCACCAGCACGTGGCAACCTTTCGCGAAGGCATCTACCGTCGGCTGGTAATGCCACGAGTTGGGCGTGCAGACCGTGACAATGTCCAGGTCCACCTTGTCCAGCATCTCGCGGTAGTCCGCGAAGCAGTTCTGCTCCGGGACACCCGCCTTCTCCGAGAAGCGCTTGAGGCTGTCCGGGCTGACGTCCGCGGCGGCGACGACCTCCACCGCATCCAGCGCCTGATATCCCGGCAGGTGCGCGCCTGTCGCAATTCCCCCGGTCCCCACGAACCCGACTCTCAGCTTGCCGGCCATGTGCGGTCCTCCAATGCATACGGCAATATGCGCGCCCCAGTTCTGGACGCGGAACATGCTCTGGTGTTTCGTAGTGCTGCGGCCCTGTGGGGACCCATTTCACCGCACGGTGCCCGCTCGCAAGCCGCGCGGTATGCAATGCGACGAGCTGCTCACAGCCGCCGGTCCCAGTAGTCGATGCCGCCCAGCTTGATGGGCACGTGAATCACCGTTACCGTGTCCAGCGCCAGCCCCTCCTCAATCGCCGGTGATAGCTCGGAGCCGTGCTCGATGTACACGCCGCGGGCGCCCAGGGCCTGTGCCACGCGATCGAACCGGATTTCGCCAAGCGCGCTTCCGCAGCGGCACGATTCGTCGTAGCACTCGGCCACAATCCCCCATGCCGCGTCGCTGGCGACAACCGCGACATACGGCGTGCCATGGCGCAGGGCGGTCTCTATGTCGGCCAGCGTGAAGCCAGCCGATCCGTCGCCACTCAGCAGAAGCACGGGATGGTCGGGTCGCGCCAGTTTCGCGCCGATCGCACCGGGGATGCCCCAACCCACGACGCCGCTAAGGCCGCAAGTTTGCCAGAACTGCGGGTGGCGATCCCAGAGCATCATGTGAGCCCAGCGGCCGATGTTGCCGCCATCGAGGAGAAATGTGATGTCCCGTTCGAGGAAGGGCTTGATGGCCCTGACCACGCACATCGCAGGCACAGGCGTCTCCAGCTCGCACAGGCGGTCGTCCCACTTGGCCACGAACGCCGCCCGGGCCTGCTGCACCTCCGCGAGCCACTCAGTGTGGGAGCCAATACAGCTGCCCGACGATACGAGAGCGCCGCAGAAGGAGGCGGGATCGGCGAGAATCGCCACATCCGCCGGGCCGCGATGCAGTTCCGTAGGGTCGATGTCCACGCGGATGAATCGTGCATCCGGCGCGCAGACGGGCGGTCTCCCGTATCCCATGCGGAAGTCGACGCGGCCACCCAGCATGAGGATCACGTCCGCTTCGGCCACTTTCGGGAACCCACCATTGCACTCGGCGGTGGTCGGGCCCACATACTGCGGCCAGGCCTGATCGATGCAGCAACGGTCCCACATGAGCGAGAAGACGGGGATATCGGCCTCGCTCACGAATGCCCTCATGGCCTCGCCCGCACCCGAGTAGTAGCAGCCACTCCCCGCGATGACCACAGGGCGCCTGGCATTGCCCAGCAATTCGCAGGCCCGCATCAGCGCGGAGGGATCGGGCGCCGAGACAGGGGTCGCCCTGCTCAGATGCGGGCGCTTCGAGACCATAGGCGGCGCGGGAGCCTGCGCTGCGAACACGTCGCCGGTGATGGTCAGGTGCACAGGGCCGGGCCTGCCGCTAAGGGCGATCTGAATTGCCTTGTTTGCCTCGTGCTCAAGCTGATCCACGCGCTCCACGAGCCGCGCGTACTTGCATACTGAGGTCACCAGGGCGACCTGGTCGAGCTCCTGGAAGTGCCCCAGGCCGCGGGTAGACGCTTCCGAACACCCGCTCAGCAGGAGCATCGGCCTGCCATCCCACCAGGCGTTGGCCAAGCCTGTGATGGCGTTGGTGTGGCCGGGGCCGGCGCTCACGGCAACCACGCCGAGCTTCCCGGTCATCGCGCCGAAAGTGTCGGCGATATACGCCGCGGCTTGCTCGTTGCGCACGTCCACAAGCCGCACGCCCATGTCCATGCACGCCTGCATGAATCCGTTCTGGCCATTCCCGCACAGCAGGGCCACGTGTTCGACCTCGTGGTCCTTGAGTATCTGAACCAACAGTTCGGCTCCGTTCATGGTATCGCGCGTCTCCAGGTGTGATGCAGTGTTGTCCGGCCGCCCGGTCTGCGTTTCGATGCCTGATGAGAAGAGTCCTTCAGTACACGGTCGGCGCCCGCAGCGGCCTTTGACGGCTGCTGCGCCACGCCCCGCATTGTGTGCTGACACGCAACCGCACTGCTTCGGCCCCGCTGGGAGCAGCGGCGCCCAGGCGGGGACGGCTGTGCCACCGACCGTTCGCTTCGATCCGGAAATGACGGGTACGGCGCGATCTCTCCCCTACCCTCCCAGGAACCTCCGCCCGAATTCGTACCCGTGCTGGAATAGTGCATCAATGTTCTCCAATGGCGTCTCGGGCAGGATGGAACTGGTCGGTGAGAGCACGAAGCCTCTGCCCTTCCCAGCCAGCGTGAAGGACCGCTCCACGGCAGCTCGGACATCATCCACCGTGCCGTGGGGCAGTGTGGAAGTCACCGAGACGCAGCCGATGATGATCATCGGTCGCCCGTGTGGGTCTTTCAGCTTCACCATCTCCGCGTAGCCCACCCCGTGCTCCTCCTCAAAGCCCTGCAGGCCGGTGATCCCCAGGTCCAGCAGATCGTCCAGGATCGGCATGATGTTCCCGTCGCAATGCCAGATGATGTCGATGCCCGCGTCGACGAGGGGCTCCAGACACCACTTCAGCTCGGGGAAGTAGATCTGCCGAAGCATGGCCGGCGACATGAGCGGGCCGTTGGCGCCGCAGATGTCCTGCCCGGTGTAGGTGAACGGCGGCACGCCGTATTCGCGACAGGCCACGACGATGGCTTCATTCAGCATGCGCCCGTGCAGCGCCGAGCAGTGGTAGAACCGCCGCATCGTCTCTGGCTCCAGCGCCGCCGCGGCCAGGTAGTTCTCATAACCCCACCGGTTGTAGCCGCCCATGAAATCGGCTTGGCCGAAATGTCCGATGACCAGCGCGGACTCACCAAGCAGTTGCTGGTGCGCTGCGATGCCCGCCTTGTAATCTTGCGCCGCGCGGTCCACATCGAAGCCCGCGCGCACGGCGTCATCATCCGGCAGGTCGCGCAGGGAGGCCAGCACGTCTTCTGGAGTGCGGAACCCCGCCTGCTCATGCTGGCGGGTCTCGTGAATGATCTCGCCACATTCCAGCTTCCGCTGGGCCTCACCCGGAAAGTACCACTGGATGATGAGATTGGCGCCCACCGTCTTCACGAACTCCACGAAGACGCCCTGCGGGTCGGCCCAGTAATCGCGCCCGGTCACCCGCGTGTAGTAAGCGGAATTGGTGACAAAGCCCGAGGTCATGCAGGGGTACGGGACGTCCTCTCGCGACAACGTAGCATAGGCGATCTCGCGACCGGTCATGGAATGTGATCCTCCCGAGAAGATGGGGCAGGTTTCGCCCGGAATCCCGCTTGACCTGCCCCGGAGTGCACCCGATGCCCTGACGAACCGGCGCATCTTGTGGTACAATGCGGGCAAGGCGCGAGGGGACTGACGGCCAACCGCCGTCCGGCGGCGCAGGAAGACGACAAGGAAGGACCGCGAATTCATGCAACTCAGCTTCATGACGTTCAGTTGCCCTGAGGCAACACTGACCGAAGTGCTGACCGCCGCCATCAAGTATGGTTACGATGCGGTGGAGCCCAGAGCCGAGGCGAGCCACAGACACGGCGTCGAGCTGGAGACAACCAAGAAGGAGCGTGCACAGATCAAGGCCTCTTTCGCCGACACCGGCGTGGCCTGCGGGTGCATCGCCACCTCGCGCACCTACTCCATGGCCGATGCCGAGAAGCGGCGCGAGAGTGTGGAGCTCACGAAGAAGTACGTGGACCTTGCCCACGACCTGGGCTGCCCCACCATCCGAGTCTTCGGTGGTGGCACCCCCGAGGGCGCGGATCTTGCTGATGTGAAGAAGTATGTTGCCGAGGCGTTGCGCGAGTGTGCGGAGCACGGGCAGAAGGCGGGCGTCTACGTCTGCATGGAGACCCACGACGGCTACTGCAAGAGCGCGGACCTGATGGACGTGATCAACCTGGCGAACCACCCCTTCGCCGCGGTGAACTGGGACATCATGCACCCGTTCCGCGTGGGGGACACCATCGCCGAGGCTTTCGAAGCGGTCAAGGACCACGTGCGCCATTGCCATGTCCACGACGGCGTTCCCGGCCCCGACGGCGGGCCCAACGGCTGGCAACTCGCGCTGATGGGCGAGGGCCAGATTCCGCACGACGAGGCCTTCAAGCTCCTGGCGACCATCGGGTACAAGGGCTGCCTGTCCGGCGAATGGATCAACTTCCTTCCGGCCGACGAGTGCCTGCCTCACGAGGCGGAAGTGATGCGCCGGTACCGCGCCGAGGCCCTCGCCGCACTGAAGTAGCCGCTTTCGGGTACTATGCCGGCCGCCTCGCGCTTTGCGGGGCGGCCGCATTCGACCCCGCTTCCTGGTCCCAGGAAAACTTCCCACTCGCCCGGCCACCTGCAATGAACCTGAATGAAGGGGTGTGATCACGCACCATGGAGAAGCCCAGATTCTGCGTGCTCGGAGCCGGTCACGGCGGCACGGCGATGGCTGCCCATCTGTCGCTCAAGGGGTTCGAAGTCAACCTGTGGAATCGGTCGGATGCCCGTCTCGGCCCCATCCGGCAGGTGGGAGGCATCGAACTCCAGACCCCGGAGCACAGCACCGTTGAGGCGGGCTTCGGCAAGCTCGGGGCGGTCAGCACTGATTGCTCGGAGGTGGTGCCGGGCTGCGATGTGCTCATGGTGGTCCTCCCCGCCACCGGTCACAGGGAGGTCGCCAAGAGCATTGCATCCTGTGTCCAGGAAGCCCAGATCGTTGTGCTCAATCCCGGACGCACCGGCGGCGCGCTGGAATTCGCCCATGTGCTGCGGGAAGCGGGCTGCAGGAAGCTCCCGCTCATCGCCGAGACCCAGACATTCATCTACGCCAGCCGCGCCGTAGGCCCCGCGCAGGCCAAGATCTTCGCGGTCAAGAACAGCGTGCCCGTGGCCGCATTGCCCGGCTTCCGGACGTGCGAAGTCGTGGCCGCCCTGCGCCACGCCTACCCCCAGTTTGTGCCCGCGACCAACGTCCTGCGAACCAGCATGGACAATGTCGCCGTCATGTTTCACCCTGCGGTGATGCTGGTCAACTCGGCGCGCATCGAGGACACCCACGGGGATTTCGAGTACTACCTGCAGGGCGTCACTCCCTCGGTGGCCGCATATCTTGAGGAGATGGACAATGAGCGCATCCGCGTGGCCGAAGCCATGGGCATAGGCGCCATGCGTGTCCGCACCTGGCTTTACACCGCCTATGATGCAGCGGGACGCGACCTGAACGAGGCCATCCACGCGAACCCCGGTTACAAAGGAATCATGGCCCCGCAATCGCTCATGCACCGGTACATTCTTGAGGATGTCCCGTGCAGCCTGATCCCGATGATCTCCATTGGCGAGCAGTACGGCGTTCAGACGCCCACCATGCGAGCGGTCGTGCATCTGTGCTCGCTGCTGATCGGACGGGACTTCTGGCAAGAGGGCCGCACCGTCGAAACCATGGGCATAGAGGGACTGTCAGTGCGCGAGCTTCTCAGACTGGTGAATGAGGAGGAGTTTTCTGATGCCTGAGATCCTTGCCGCTTCACTGGGCAACTGTGTGCACGTTGCCGGCGCGCTCAACTTCCTGCGTCTCGCGCGCAGCGCAGGCTATGACACCACGTTCCTGGGGCCCGCGGTCTCGGTGGATGTGCTGCTGGACGCGGTGGCTGAACGCAAGCCAGACATCGTCGCGGTGAGCTACCGTCTGACCCCGGAAGTCGCGACGAAGCTCTTCGATGAGCTGAAGCGCAAAGCTGCCGATCGGGGGCTCTCTGGCCCGCGCTACCTGCTTGGCGGGACCCCACCCGTCGCCGAGGCCGGGCGCAGGGCCGGGATCTTCGAGGCCGTTTTCGCGGGCGACCAGTCTCCGGACGAGATCGTCGCGATCCTGCGAGGCGAGGGACGCAAGATATCCCCCGAGGACTTCGGCACAACACTGCTGGACCGTGTTGACAGGAGCTATCCGGCGCCGATTCTGCGCCACCATTACGGGCAGCCGACGGTGGAAGCAACGGTCGAGGGTGCGCGACGCATCGCCGAGGCCCGCGCGGTGGATGTGATCTCCATTGGACCCGACCAGAACGCCCAGGAGCATTTCTTCCGCCCGGAGCAGATGAAGCCTGAACTGTCCGGCGCAGGCGGCGTGCCCCTGCGGAAGCCCGAGGACCTGCGTGCGATCTACGAGGCATCGCGCTGCGGCAATTACCCGCTGGTGCGCTGCTACAGCGGCACGCGCGACCTGATCCGCTGGGCCCAGGTGCACGTGGAGACCATCGACAATGCCTGGGGCGCCATCCCGCTCTGTTGGTATAACACGCTGGATGCCCGTTCGGACCGGCCGCCGGCGGTCTCGATCGCCGAGAACATCCAGGCCATGCGATGGTACGCCGACCGCGACAAGCCGGTGGAGTGCAACGAAGCCCATCACTGGTCCATGCGGGATGCCCACGACACTATCGCTGTGGTCGCCGCGTTCCTGGGCGCGTACGCATGCAAGTCCGTGGGCGTTCGCACCTACGTTTCCCAGTACATGTTCAACTCCCCCGCCTCGACCTCGCCGATAATGGACCTGGCGAAGATGCTGGCCAAGGTGGAACTCATCGAAAGCCTCCGCGGCGAGGACTTCCGGGTCATCCACCAGACCCGCGCGGGGCTGCTGTGCTTCTCGGCCGACCCCAACGTGGCCAAAGGCCAGCTTTCCGCGTCCACCGTTCTGCAGCTCCAGTTGCGGCCACACATTGTGCATGTGGTCGGCTTCTGCGAGGGCGACCACGCAGCGCGGG
Protein-coding regions in this window:
- the prmA gene encoding 50S ribosomal protein L11 methyltransferase; this encodes MDWIELSTTCPSPASEAVVAVMLEVTGAGPAVEDAGAAKRVAVYLPQTPELERIAGTLQARLMDIPTFLTGGTRLQIGRRTVRDEDWAETWKTYYHPLRIGRNLVVKPSWEPWPPEDAPEAARPTDVVIELDPGMAFGTGTHETTQLALCALEDLVQPGDRVLDVGCGCGILAFAAVRLGAGNAVAVDTDIVAVDVTRDNARLMGLDDQVTILHGGIDVAPPGPYDLVLANITAPAVRDIAGQAFAALRPGGYYITTGFTEQFAESVREGMQEAGFHVVDTRTQSDWYSVLGRRPGEE
- a CDS encoding Gfo/Idh/MocA family oxidoreductase, translated to MAGKLRVGFVGTGGIATGAHLPGYQALDAVEVVAAADVSPDSLKRFSEKAGVPEQNCFADYREMLDKVDLDIVTVCTPNSWHYQPTVDAFAKGCHVLVEKPVGISADQCRGMIEAGKKAGKLFMVGQTLRFTRGAAQMKQWVDKKELGDIYFGRAQYLRVRGVPGRLGFVSRELSEGGPIYDIGVHVLDLTLWLMGFPEPVSVSAGVYNKLASKKSKLMPFAPEQYTVPEDAAFALIRFETGATVILECSWALNLVAGAHNVVLCGDKGGCQLEPTAMVRERDGVLEHVTNDIFQYPDRAGHVEEIRQFVDAILRKKPSPVPGEQALITQRILDAIYKSGEKGREVEV
- a CDS encoding thiamine pyrophosphate-binding protein — its product is MNGAELLVQILKDHEVEHVALLCGNGQNGFMQACMDMGVRLVDVRNEQAAAYIADTFGAMTGKLGVVAVSAGPGHTNAITGLANAWWDGRPMLLLSGCSEASTRGLGHFQELDQVALVTSVCKYARLVERVDQLEHEANKAIQIALSGRPGPVHLTITGDVFAAQAPAPPMVSKRPHLSRATPVSAPDPSALMRACELLGNARRPVVIAGSGCYYSGAGEAMRAFVSEADIPVFSLMWDRCCIDQAWPQYVGPTTAECNGGFPKVAEADVILMLGGRVDFRMGYGRPPVCAPDARFIRVDIDPTELHRGPADVAILADPASFCGALVSSGSCIGSHTEWLAEVQQARAAFVAKWDDRLCELETPVPAMCVVRAIKPFLERDITFLLDGGNIGRWAHMMLWDRHPQFWQTCGLSGVVGWGIPGAIGAKLARPDHPVLLLSGDGSAGFTLADIETALRHGTPYVAVVASDAAWGIVAECYDESCRCGSALGEIRFDRVAQALGARGVYIEHGSELSPAIEEGLALDTVTVIHVPIKLGGIDYWDRRL
- a CDS encoding sugar phosphate isomerase/epimerase, with product MQLSFMTFSCPEATLTEVLTAAIKYGYDAVEPRAEASHRHGVELETTKKERAQIKASFADTGVACGCIATSRTYSMADAEKRRESVELTKKYVDLAHDLGCPTIRVFGGGTPEGADLADVKKYVAEALRECAEHGQKAGVYVCMETHDGYCKSADLMDVINLANHPFAAVNWDIMHPFRVGDTIAEAFEAVKDHVRHCHVHDGVPGPDGGPNGWQLALMGEGQIPHDEAFKLLATIGYKGCLSGEWINFLPADECLPHEAEVMRRYRAEALAALK
- a CDS encoding NAD/NADP octopine/nopaline dehydrogenase family protein, with translation MEKPRFCVLGAGHGGTAMAAHLSLKGFEVNLWNRSDARLGPIRQVGGIELQTPEHSTVEAGFGKLGAVSTDCSEVVPGCDVLMVVLPATGHREVAKSIASCVQEAQIVVLNPGRTGGALEFAHVLREAGCRKLPLIAETQTFIYASRAVGPAQAKIFAVKNSVPVAALPGFRTCEVVAALRHAYPQFVPATNVLRTSMDNVAVMFHPAVMLVNSARIEDTHGDFEYYLQGVTPSVAAYLEEMDNERIRVAEAMGIGAMRVRTWLYTAYDAAGRDLNEAIHANPGYKGIMAPQSLMHRYILEDVPCSLIPMISIGEQYGVQTPTMRAVVHLCSLLIGRDFWQEGRTVETMGIEGLSVRELLRLVNEEEFSDA
- a CDS encoding cobalamin B12-binding domain-containing protein; this encodes MMPEILAASLGNCVHVAGALNFLRLARSAGYDTTFLGPAVSVDVLLDAVAERKPDIVAVSYRLTPEVATKLFDELKRKAADRGLSGPRYLLGGTPPVAEAGRRAGIFEAVFAGDQSPDEIVAILRGEGRKISPEDFGTTLLDRVDRSYPAPILRHHYGQPTVEATVEGARRIAEARAVDVISIGPDQNAQEHFFRPEQMKPELSGAGGVPLRKPEDLRAIYEASRCGNYPLVRCYSGTRDLIRWAQVHVETIDNAWGAIPLCWYNTLDARSDRPPAVSIAENIQAMRWYADRDKPVECNEAHHWSMRDAHDTIAVVAAFLGAYACKSVGVRTYVSQYMFNSPASTSPIMDLAKMLAKVELIESLRGEDFRVIHQTRAGLLCFSADPNVAKGQLSASTVLQLQLRPHIVHVVGFCEGDHAARVEDIVESCAIVRGVFRQALTDMPDMRLDPRVVARKEELVAEANLLLDALRELPSCADPLCDPATLAHAIKLGYLDAPHLCGNPWAAGQLATAPVEGAIRAVDLDTGQVLSERERLQRLRAAHPD